A stretch of Antennarius striatus isolate MH-2024 chromosome 6, ASM4005453v1, whole genome shotgun sequence DNA encodes these proteins:
- the prss59 gene encoding thymus-specific serine protease: protein MHAGILKSLLAKQTIFLLLWLFAAGEKRLKGFQRFEEEDNSARHLGGVFEDQWFIQKLDHFNGADDREWKQRYFVNEDFYRPGGPVFLMIGGEGTANPAWMRYGTWITYAEKLGALCFMLEHRFYGKSHPTPDLSKESLQFLSSRQALADLAHFRTAMAEARGLTSSKWVAFGGSYPGALAAWFRLKYPHLVHASVASSAPVFATVDFPEYLEVVRSSLASEDPQCPLLVKQASDALVELLKNPKTYDNITQDFRLCSKLQIQTDVDLSYFLEMLAGNFMDVVQYNEDNREFEGVKDTGITIQVLCGMMADPSLGDPYARYAAVARLMLEAFSIECLNVNFSSFQRDTANTSWEGPSSMGERQWLYQTCSEFGFYQTTDSPNQPFSGFPLQYFLTQCAEFFNISAELLDETVEETNEYYSGYDIHSTRIVFPNGSIDPWHALGITMDITPNLPAVFIKGTAHCADMYPARSQDLPQLTLARERIFTLLQQWLKQ from the exons ATGCATGCAGGAATTTTGAAGTCCCTCCTGGCTAAACAAACTATATTTCTCCTGTTATGGCTCTTTGCCGCGGGAGAAAAACGTTTAAAGGGGTTCCAGAGGTTTGAGGAAGAGGACAATTCCGCCCGCCACCTTGGTGGTGTGTTTGAGGACCAATGGTTCATTCAGAAACTGGATCACTTCAATGGAGCAGACGACAGGGAGTGGAAACAA AGGTATTTTGTCAATGAAGACTTCTACCGGCCGGGCGGTCCGGTGTTCCTGATGATCGGAGGCGAGGGCACCGCCAATCCGGCTTGGATGCGATACGGGACCTGGATCACCTACGCTGAGAAACTAGGAGCGCTCTGCTTCATGCTGGAGCATCGCTTCTATGGGAAGAGTCATCCAACTCC TGACCTCAGCAAAGAAAGCCTGCAGTTCCTCAGCAGTCGCCAGGCCCTGGCTGACCTGGCACACTTCCGCACCGCGATGGCAGAAGCCCGCGGACTGACTAGCAGTAAATGGGTGGCTTTCGGGGGGTCGTACCCGGGGGCCCTCGCTGCCTGGTTCAGGCTGAAGTATCCTCACCTGGTCCACGCCTCCGTGGCCTCCAGCGCGCCTGTTTTTGCCACCGTGGACTTCCCAG AGTATTTAGAGGTTGTTCGAAGTTCGCTGGCCTCAGAGGACCCACAGTGCCCCTTACTGGTCAAACAGGCTTCGGATGCCCTTGTAGAGCTCCTGAAGAACCCCAAAACCTACGACAACATCACCCAAGACTTCAG GCTGTGCTCCAAACTGCAGATCCAGACGGACGTGGACTTGAGCTATTTCCTGGAAATGCTGGCTGGCAACTTCATGGATGTGGTCCAGTACAATGAAGACAACAGGGAATTTGAG GGTGTGAAAGACACCGGCATCACCATCCAGGTGCTGTGTGGGATGATGGCTGACCCCTCCCTGGGGGACCCGTACGCCCGCTATGCTGCCGTGGCTCGTCTCATGTTGGAAGCCTTTTCTATAGAATGTCTGAACGTCAACTTCAGCAGCTTCCAGAGAGATACGGCGAACACGTCCTGGGAAGGACCATCTTCGATGGGAG AGAGACAGTGGCTCTACCAGACCTGCTCTGAATTTGGATTCTACCAAACCACCGACTCGCCCAACCAACCTTTCAGCGGCTTCCCCCTTCA GTATTTTTTGACACAGTGTGCAGAGTTCTTCAACATCAGTGCTGAGCTGCTGGACGAAACCGTGGAAGAGACCAACGAGTATTACAGCGGCTACGACATCCACTCCACCAGAATAGTGTTTCCTAATGGCTCCATCGACCCCTGGCACGCCttaggaatcaccatggacatCACACCCAACCTCCCTGCTGTTTTCATCAAAG GAACAGCCCATTGTGCCGACATGTACCCCGCCAGGAGCCAGGATCTCCCACAGCTCACTCTGGCCCGCGAACGCATCTTCACTCTTCTGCAGCAGTGGTTGAAGCAGTGA
- the psmd2 gene encoding 26S proteasome non-ATPase regulatory subunit 2, whose amino-acid sequence MEEAKNKEKKQAEKTDEKEKEKEKGQQPSGKDKDKKEEQELSEEDKQLQEDLEMMVERLSEKNTALYRPALEELRRQIRSSTTSMTSVPKPLKFLRPHYGKLKEIFEGMAPGENKRFCADVVSVLAMTMSGERECLKYRLLGSQEELASWGHEYVRHLAGEVAKEWQEVEENDKTQQETLLKLVKEIVPYNMAHNAEHEACDLLMEIERLDMLEDYIDENAYGKVCLYLTSCVSYVPEPENSALLRCALNIFRKFNRYPEALRLALMLNDVELVENIFTSCKDIVIQKQMAFMLGRHGMFLELNEDVEDYEDLTEIMSNVQLNSNFLALARELDIMEPKVPDDIYKTHLENNRFGGSGSQVDSARMNLASSFVNGFVNAAFGQDKLLTDDGNKWLYKNKDHGMLSAAASLGMILLWDVDGGLTQIDKYLYSSEDYIKSGALLACGIVNSGVRNECDPALALLSDYVLHNSNIMRIGAIFGLGLAYAGSNREDVLSLLLPVMGDSKSSMEVVGVTALACGMIAVGSCNGDVTSTIVQTIMEKNEQELKDSYARWLPLGLGLNHLGKGEAIETTLAALQVVPEPFRSFANTLVDICAYAGSGNVLKVQQLLHICSEHYEAKEKEKEEDKDKKDKKDKDKKETAADMGSHQGVAVLGIALIAMGEEIGSEMALRTFGHLLRYGEPTLRRAVPLALALISVSNPRLNILDTLSKFSHDADPEVSHNSIFAMGMVGSGTNNARLAAMLRQLAQYHAKDPNNLFMVRLAQGLTHLGKGTLTLCPYHSDRQLMSQVAVAGLLTVLVSFLDVKNIILGKSHYILYGLVAAMQPRMLVTFDEELRPLPVSVRVGQAVDVVGQAGKPKAITGFQTHTTPVLLAHGERAELATEEYLPVTPILEGFVILRKNPNYET is encoded by the exons ATGGAGGaggcaaaaaataaagaaaagaagcagGCCGAGAAGACAgatgagaaagagaaggaaaaggaaaaagggcAGCAGCCTTCTGGAAAGGACAAggataaaaaagaagaacaggAATTG TCAGAGGAAGACAAGCAGTTACAAGAAGACCTGGAGATGATGGTGGAGAGATTGAGC GAGAAGAATACAGCATTGTACCGTCCTGCACTGGAAGAGCTGCGCCGACAGATCCGCTCATCAACCACCTCCATGACCTCCGTACCCAAGCCCCTCAAATTCCTGCGACCGCACTATGGCAAACTCAAAGAGATCTTTGAGGGCATGGCTCCTGGGGAGAATAAG CGTTTCTGTGCGGATGTGGTGTCAGTGCTGGCCATGACCATGAGTGGGGAGAGGGAGTGTTTGAAGTACCGTTTGCTCGGGTCCCAGGAAGAACTGGCTTCCTGGGGGCATGAATATGTCAG GCACCTGGCTGGTGAAGTGGCTAAAGAGtggcaggaggtggaggaaaatgacaaGACCCAACAGGAGACGCTGCTGAAACTAGTGAAGGAGATCGTGCCCTACAACATGGCTCACAACGCAGAGCATGAGGCGTGTGACCTGCTAATGGAGATCGAGAGGCTGGACATGCTCGAGGACTACATCGACGAAAACGCATACGGCAAAGTCTGCCTGTACCTCACCAG CTGTGTGAGTTATGTTCCCGAGCCAGAAAACTCTGCGCTGCTGAGATGTGCCCTGAATATCTTCAGAAAGTTCAACCGTTACCCAGAGGCTCTGCGTCTGGCCCTGATGCTCAATGATGTTGAGCTGGTAGAAAACATCTTCACATCCTGCAAAGACAT AGTTATCCAGAAGCAGATGGCCTTCATGCTGGGGCGTCACGGCATGTTCCTGGAGCTGAATGAGGACGTCGAGGACTATGAGGACTTAACAGAGATCATGTCCAATGTGCAGCTCAATAGTAACTTCTTGGCTCTGGCCAGAGAG TTGGACATAATGGAACCCAAAGTCCCAGATGACATCTACAAAACACACCTGGAAAACAACA GGTTTGGAGGCAGCGGCTCACAGGTGGACTCTGCTCGTATGAACTTGGCTTCGTCCTTCGTGAACGGCTTTGTCAACGCAGCTTTCGGACAGGACAAGCTGCTCACAGACGACGGCAACAAATGGCTGTACAAGAACAAGGATCACG GCATGTTGAGCGCTGCGGCCTCCCTGGGTATGATCCTGCTGTGGGATGTAGATGGAGGTCTGACCCAGATTGACAAATATCTCTATTCTTCTGAGGATTACATCAAG TCTGGTGCCCTGCTGGCCTGTGGCATTGTCAACTCGGGGGTGAGGAATGAGTGCGACCCGGCCCTCGCCTTGCTTTCTGATTATGTCCTTCACAACAGCAACATCATGAGGATAGGAGCCATCTTTGG aCTGGGCCTTGCCTACGCTGGCTCCAACAGAGAAGatgttctttctcttcttctaccTGTAATGGGAGACTCCAAATCCAGCATGGAG GTGGTTGGAGTGACTGCGCTGGCATGTGGTATGATTGCAGTAGGATCTTGTAATGGTGATGTCACCTCCACCATCGTACAGACCATCATGGAGAAGAATGAACAGGAGTTGAAGGACTCTTATGCCCGCTGGTTGCCTTTGGGACTGGGCCTCAACCACCTCG GTAAGGGAGAAGCGATTGAGACAACTCTGGCAGCTCTGCAGGTTGTACCTGAACCTTTCCGCAGCTTTGCCAACACACTGGTGGATATCTGTGCGTACGCAG GTTCGGGGAATGTGCTGAAGGTGCAGCAGCTTCTCCACATCTGCAGTGAGCACTACGAAGCcaaggagaaggaaaaagaggaggacAAAGACAAGAAAGATAAGAAGGACAAGGATAAAAAGGAGACTGCTGCTGACATGGGCTCCCACCAG GGCGTTGCTGTTCTCGGCATCGCCCTAATCGCCATGGGGGAGGAGATCGGTTCTGAGATGGCACTGCGAACATTTGGACATCTG CTGCGTTACGGCGAGCCCACCCTCAGGCGGGCGGTGCCCCTCGCCTTGGCTCTCATTTCTGTTTCCAACCCTCGCTTGAACATCCTTGACACACTGAGCAAATTTTCCCACGACGCAGACCCCGAAGTGTCGCACAACTCCATCTTTGCCATGGGCATGGTGGGCAGCG GCACTAATAATGCCCGACTGGCTGCCATGCTGCGGCAGCTGGCTCAGTATCACGCCAAAGACCCCAACAATCTGTTCATGGTTCGACTGGCTCAG GGTCTGACTCACCTGGGCAAAGGAACACTGACACTCTGTCCCTACCATAGCGACAGGCAGCTGATGAGTCAGGTCGCTGTAGCTGGACTGCTCACAGTGCTCGTTTCCTTCCTCGACGTCAAGAACA TAATCCTGGGGAAGTCTCACTACATTCTCTACGGCCTGGTTGCTGCCATGCAGCCACGTATGCTGGTTACTTTCGATGAGGAGCTACGACCGCTGCCGGTGTCTGTCAGAGTTGGACAG GCTGTGGACGTCGTGGGCCAGGCAGGCAAGCCAAAGGCCATCACAGGTTTCCAGACCCATACCACACCAGTTCTGCTAGCACATGGAGAGAGGGCTGAGCTGGCCACAGAGGAGTACCTCCCAGTCACCCCCATCCTAGAGGGCTTTGTTATCCTCCGCAAGAATCCCAACTATGAAACCTAG
- the serpine2 gene encoding glia-derived nexin, which yields MKRHSLLSLLALVICYGHENALSQPPSYGERGSDLGIQVFQQVARSKPLENVVLSPHGVASILGMLLPGAHGETRKQVLSALRYKKNGPYKMLKKLHKMLTAKSNQDAVLIANAMFAQKGFPMEEAFVAANKANFQCESRNLDFTNPDGAADEINQWISNKTKGHIPSLIKADMLESPLTRLVAVNSIYFKGLWTSRFQPENTKMRPFNGGNGDVYKVPMMSQLSVFNTGVATTPQGLKYKVIELPYEGNAISMLIVLPYEEDTPLARLIPHISTATVQSWTRLMHMRKVRLFIPKFTADAEVDLKAPLLALGITDMFSADEADFMHLSAMPVHVSKALQKAKIEVNEDGTKASAATTAILMARSSPPWVTVDRPFLFLIRHNPTGTVLFMGQINQP from the exons ATGAAGCGTCATTCATTGTTGAGCCTGTTGGCGTTGGTGATCTGTTACGGCCACGAGAACGCCTTGTCCCAGCCTCCCTCCTACGGCGAACGCGGCTCCGATCTCGGCATACAGGTGTTCCAGCAGGTGGCCCGCTCCAAACCCCTTGAAAATGTGGTCCTGTCACCCCATGGGGTAGCTTCCATCCTTGGCATGCTACTTCCTGGAGCCCACGGAGAGACTCGGAAGCAAGTCCTCAGCGCTCTGCGCTACAAGAAGAATG GTCCGTATAAGATGCTGAAGAAGCTGCACAAGATGTTGACGGCTAAATCCAACCAGGATGCCGTGCTGATCGCCAACGCCATGTTCGCCCAGAAGGGCTTCCCCATGGAGGAGGCCTTTGTAGCCGCCAACAAAGCTAATTTCCAGTGTGAGAGCAGGAACCTGGACTTCACCAACCCGGATGGGGCGGCAGATGAGATCAACCAGTGGATCAGCAATAAGACCAAAG GTCACATCCCCAGCTTGATCAAAGCAGACATGCTGGAGTCGCCTCTGACTCGTCTGGTCGCCGTCAACTCCATCTACTTCAAAGGTTTGTGGACGTCCCGCTTCCAGCCCGAGAACACCAAGATGAGACCCTTCAACGGCGGCAACGGAGACGTCTATAAAGTTCCCATGATGTCCCAGCTGTCCGTCTTCAACACCG GCGTGGCCACCACGCCCCAGGGCCTGAAGTACAAGGTGATCGAGCTGCCCTACGAGGGCAACGCCATCAGCATGCTGATCGTCCTGCCTTACGAAGAGGACACGCCTCTGGCCCGCCTCATCCCTCACATCAGCACCGCCACCGTCCAGAGCTGGACCCGACTGATGCACATGAGAAAAGTCCGCCTGTTCATCCCCAA gtttACTGCTGATGCTGAGGTGGATCTGAAAGCCCCCCTACTAGCGCTGGGAATAACAGACATGTTCAGTGCGGATGAAGCTGACTTCATGCACCTCA GTGCTATGCCGGTGCACGTTTCCAAGGCTCTCCAGAAAGCCAAAATCGAGGTGAATGAAGATGGAACGAAAGCATCAGCTGCCACGA CTGCCATTCTGATGGCCCGGTCTTCTCCCCCATGGGTTACAGTGGACAgacccttcctcttcctcatcagacATAATCCAACAG GTACCGTTCTCTTCATGGGCCAAATCAACCAGCCTTGA
- the LOC137596767 gene encoding glia-derived nexin-like isoform X2, which translates to MERAWNLLLIACAVALWYACDNLFSQHPSYRDFGIQVFQQVALSKPLENVVLSPHGVASILWMLLPGAHGETRKQILGALSYKKNDSYKMLKKLHQTLTAISNQDDVLIANAMFVQQGFPMEEAFVAANKANLQCESRNLDFTNPDGAADEINQWINNKTKGHIPSLIKADMLESPLTRLVAVNSIYFKGLWTSRFQPENTKMRPFNGGNGDVYKVPMMSQLSVFNTGVVMTPRGLKYKVIELPYEGNAISMLIVLPYKEKASLSCLIPHISTATVQSWSQFMHMRGVHLFIPKFTADADVDLKAPLLALGITDMFSADEADFMDLSAMPVHVSKALQKAKIEVNEDGTKASAATMDRPFLFLIRHNPTGTILFMGQINQP; encoded by the exons ATGGAAC GTGCGTGGAATTTGTTGTTGATTGCGTGTGCGGTGGCGTTATGGTACGCCTGCGACAATCTGTTCTCCCAGCATCCCTCCTACCGTGATTTCGGCATACAGGTGTTCCAGCAGGTGGCCCTCTCCAAACCCCTTGAAAATGTGGTCCTGTCACCCCATGGGGTAGCTTCCATCCTTTGGATGCTACTTCCTGGAGCCCACGGAGAGACTCGGAAGCAAATCCTCGGCGCTCTTTCCTACAAGAAAAATG ATTCGTATAAGATGCTGAAGAAGCTGCATCAGACGTTGACGGCGATATCCAACCAGGATGACGTGCTGATCGCCAACGCCATGTTCGTCCAGCAGGGCTTCCCCATGGAGGAGGCCTTTGTAGCCGCCAACAAAGCTAATTTGCAGTGCGAGAGCAGGAACCTGGACTTCACCAACCCAGATGGGGCGGCAGATGAGATCAACCAGTGGATCAACAATAAGACCAAAG GTCACATCCCCAGCTTGATCAAAGCAGACATGCTGGAGTCGCCTCTGACTCGTCTGGTCGCCGTCAACTCCATCTACTTCAAAGGTTTGTGGACGTCCCGCTTCCAGCCCGAGAACACCAAGATGAGACCCTTCAACGGCGGCAACGGAGACGTCTATAAAGTTCCCATGATGTCCCAGCTGTCCGTCTTCAACACCG GCGTGGTCATGACACCCCGGGGCCTGAAGTACAAGGTGATCGAGCTGCCCTACGAGGGCAACGCCATCAGCATGCTGATCGTCCTGCCTTACAAAGAGAAAGCATCTCTATCCTGCCTGATCCCTCACATCAGCACCGCCACCGTCCAGAGCTGGTCCCAATTTATGCACATGAGAGGCGTCCACCTGTTCATCCCCAA gtttACTGCTGATGCCGACGTGGATCTGAAAGCCCCCCTGTTAGCGCTGGGAATAACAGACATGTTCAGTGCGGATGAAGCTGACTTCATGGACCTCA GTGCTATGCCGGTGCACGTTTCCAAGGCTCTCCAGAAAGCCAAAATCGAAGTGAATGAAGATGGAACGAAAGCATCAGCTGCCACGA TGGACAgacccttcctcttcctcatcagacATAATCCAACAG GTACCATTCTCTTCATGGGCCAGATCAACCAGCCTTGA
- the LOC137596767 gene encoding glia-derived nexin-like isoform X1, which produces MERAWNLLLIACAVALWYACDNLFSQHPSYRDFGIQVFQQVALSKPLENVVLSPHGVASILWMLLPGAHGETRKQILGALSYKKNDSYKMLKKLHQTLTAISNQDDVLIANAMFVQQGFPMEEAFVAANKANLQCESRNLDFTNPDGAADEINQWINNKTKGHIPSLIKADMLESPLTRLVAVNSIYFKGLWTSRFQPENTKMRPFNGGNGDVYKVPMMSQLSVFNTGVVMTPRGLKYKVIELPYEGNAISMLIVLPYKEKASLSCLIPHISTATVQSWSQFMHMRGVHLFIPKFTADADVDLKAPLLALGITDMFSADEADFMDLSAMPVHVSKALQKAKIEVNEDGTKASAATTAIIMGRSSVFYHPFFIVDRPFLFLIRHNPTGTILFMGQINQP; this is translated from the exons ATGGAAC GTGCGTGGAATTTGTTGTTGATTGCGTGTGCGGTGGCGTTATGGTACGCCTGCGACAATCTGTTCTCCCAGCATCCCTCCTACCGTGATTTCGGCATACAGGTGTTCCAGCAGGTGGCCCTCTCCAAACCCCTTGAAAATGTGGTCCTGTCACCCCATGGGGTAGCTTCCATCCTTTGGATGCTACTTCCTGGAGCCCACGGAGAGACTCGGAAGCAAATCCTCGGCGCTCTTTCCTACAAGAAAAATG ATTCGTATAAGATGCTGAAGAAGCTGCATCAGACGTTGACGGCGATATCCAACCAGGATGACGTGCTGATCGCCAACGCCATGTTCGTCCAGCAGGGCTTCCCCATGGAGGAGGCCTTTGTAGCCGCCAACAAAGCTAATTTGCAGTGCGAGAGCAGGAACCTGGACTTCACCAACCCAGATGGGGCGGCAGATGAGATCAACCAGTGGATCAACAATAAGACCAAAG GTCACATCCCCAGCTTGATCAAAGCAGACATGCTGGAGTCGCCTCTGACTCGTCTGGTCGCCGTCAACTCCATCTACTTCAAAGGTTTGTGGACGTCCCGCTTCCAGCCCGAGAACACCAAGATGAGACCCTTCAACGGCGGCAACGGAGACGTCTATAAAGTTCCCATGATGTCCCAGCTGTCCGTCTTCAACACCG GCGTGGTCATGACACCCCGGGGCCTGAAGTACAAGGTGATCGAGCTGCCCTACGAGGGCAACGCCATCAGCATGCTGATCGTCCTGCCTTACAAAGAGAAAGCATCTCTATCCTGCCTGATCCCTCACATCAGCACCGCCACCGTCCAGAGCTGGTCCCAATTTATGCACATGAGAGGCGTCCACCTGTTCATCCCCAA gtttACTGCTGATGCCGACGTGGATCTGAAAGCCCCCCTGTTAGCGCTGGGAATAACAGACATGTTCAGTGCGGATGAAGCTGACTTCATGGACCTCA GTGCTATGCCGGTGCACGTTTCCAAGGCTCTCCAGAAAGCCAAAATCGAAGTGAATGAAGATGGAACGAAAGCATCAGCTGCCACGA CTGCCATTATTATGGGTCGGTCGTCTGTGTTTTATCACCCTTTCTTCATAGTGGACAgacccttcctcttcctcatcagacATAATCCAACAG GTACCATTCTCTTCATGGGCCAGATCAACCAGCCTTGA